Proteins encoded together in one Halorubellus sp. JP-L1 window:
- a CDS encoding pentapeptide repeat-containing protein, producing the protein MDAPRTRCGYEYDVSAVSGPGAASCWRPVWADHERCIWHANATDKTPAAFAEAHPVRGERLDGAILRGVSLPDVRWFADCSLVGADFTDAALPGACFDDADLRRADFRDADLHGATFVDANVEDALFVYADVRDAAFEGARLYRAVLSDARVNEGTEFGRTVVYETDAERDASPGGFERNTESAVWTYREIQRVFEDNANHSRLLEYFLREMDLRRRAAWRARDVLSVLRLEGSRLVMRYGISPWRLVATSVVVIVGSAMVFPLTGGLVETGDGRPITYTVSDPTSAPPTWMVFVFLKSLYFSAITFATLGYGDVQPIGSITRAVAAMESLAGSVLLALLVFVLTSRIR; encoded by the coding sequence ATGGACGCTCCGCGAACGCGCTGTGGCTACGAGTACGACGTCAGCGCCGTCTCGGGGCCGGGGGCAGCGAGTTGCTGGCGGCCGGTCTGGGCGGACCACGAGCGATGCATCTGGCACGCGAACGCGACCGACAAGACACCGGCCGCGTTCGCCGAGGCGCACCCGGTGCGGGGCGAACGGCTCGACGGCGCCATCCTCCGTGGCGTCTCGCTCCCGGACGTCCGGTGGTTCGCCGACTGTAGCCTCGTCGGCGCGGACTTCACCGACGCGGCGCTCCCCGGTGCCTGCTTCGACGACGCGGACCTTCGACGGGCGGACTTTCGAGACGCGGACCTCCACGGCGCGACGTTCGTCGACGCGAACGTCGAGGACGCGCTGTTCGTCTACGCGGACGTTCGGGATGCCGCGTTCGAAGGGGCCCGCCTCTACCGCGCCGTCCTGTCCGACGCGAGGGTGAACGAGGGCACCGAGTTCGGGCGAACCGTCGTCTACGAGACCGACGCCGAGCGCGACGCCTCGCCCGGCGGGTTCGAGCGGAACACGGAGTCGGCCGTCTGGACGTACCGCGAGATCCAGCGCGTCTTCGAGGACAACGCCAACCACAGTCGCCTCCTCGAGTACTTCCTCCGCGAGATGGACCTACGTCGTCGCGCCGCGTGGCGCGCCCGCGACGTCCTCTCCGTCCTGCGACTCGAGGGCTCCAGGCTCGTCATGCGGTACGGTATCAGTCCGTGGCGGCTCGTCGCGACGTCCGTCGTCGTCATCGTCGGGTCCGCGATGGTGTTCCCCCTGACCGGCGGTCTCGTCGAGACGGGCGACGGACGGCCGATCACGTACACGGTGTCGGATCCGACTTCGGCACCGCCGACGTGGATGGTGTTCGTGTTCCTGAAGAGCCTCTACTTCAGTGCGATCACGTTCGCGACGCTCGGCTACGGCGACGTCCAGCCCATCGGGTCGATCACGCGCGCCGTCGCCGCGATGGAGTCGCTCGCGGGGTCGGTGCTCCTCGCCCTGCTCGTGTTCGTGCTGACGTCGAGGATCAGGTAG